In Prescottella soli, a genomic segment contains:
- a CDS encoding alkyl/aryl-sulfatase produces MTSQSDVTVTVQAQHTEALNTLPFDQSQDFADAERGFVAALEPGVVTNSAGAVVWDSGSFAFLDEDCPETVHPSLWRQSRLCAMQGLYEVTEGIYQVRGLDLSNMTLVEGDTGVIVIDPLISAETAAAGLALYREQRGDRPVVGVIFSHSHIDHFGGVKGVTTVDDVAAGRCPILAPVGFVEHAVAENVYAGTAMGRRAAYMYGAALPRGPLGAVGAGLGPTTSTGMPTLITPTVDVDHTGQTETIDGVRIEFQMTPGTEAPSEMNFYFPDRRALCMAENATHTLHNLLTLRGALVRDPHVWSKYLTESINRYASRSDVLFASHHWPTWGTERLTEFLSLQRDLYGYLHDQTLRAINQGATGIEIAENLELPPAVARAWHTHGYYGSVSHNVKAIYQRYMGWFDGNPATLWEHPPVDAAKRHVDFMGGSAEVVAKARKSYEAGDFRWVAQVLNYVIFAEPGNAEAKALQADTLEQLGFGSENGTWRNFFLMGAYELRSGPVGTPTVAASADIAGALSVEQVFDAIALRIDGPRAWGADITIDWRITDEGIDHRTSLRNGLLVHFDLDSEAPTPHARLTLSRRDLIAAVVGGGDVAGMIGAGKITAEGDVGKLTELIGYVDSPDPDFAIVTP; encoded by the coding sequence ATGACCAGTCAGTCGGATGTCACAGTCACGGTGCAGGCACAGCACACGGAGGCGCTGAATACGCTCCCGTTCGACCAGAGCCAGGACTTCGCGGACGCGGAACGGGGATTCGTCGCCGCGTTGGAGCCGGGCGTCGTGACGAACAGCGCCGGCGCGGTCGTGTGGGACAGCGGATCGTTCGCGTTCCTCGACGAGGACTGCCCGGAGACGGTCCACCCGAGCCTGTGGCGCCAGTCGCGGCTGTGCGCGATGCAGGGCCTGTACGAGGTGACGGAGGGGATTTACCAGGTCCGCGGCCTCGATCTGTCGAACATGACGCTGGTCGAGGGCGACACCGGCGTGATCGTGATCGATCCGCTGATCTCCGCTGAGACTGCGGCGGCCGGTCTGGCGCTGTACCGGGAGCAGCGCGGTGACCGGCCCGTGGTCGGCGTCATCTTCTCGCACTCGCACATCGACCACTTCGGCGGCGTCAAGGGCGTCACCACCGTCGACGACGTCGCGGCGGGCCGCTGCCCGATCCTGGCGCCGGTCGGGTTCGTCGAGCACGCGGTGGCCGAGAACGTGTACGCGGGCACGGCGATGGGCCGGCGCGCGGCGTACATGTACGGGGCCGCGCTGCCGCGTGGGCCGCTCGGCGCCGTCGGTGCCGGACTGGGCCCCACCACCTCGACCGGCATGCCGACTCTCATCACCCCCACCGTCGACGTCGACCACACCGGCCAGACGGAGACGATCGACGGCGTCCGCATCGAGTTCCAGATGACCCCGGGCACCGAGGCGCCGTCGGAGATGAACTTCTACTTCCCGGACCGCCGGGCGTTGTGCATGGCGGAGAACGCCACCCACACGCTGCACAACCTGCTGACCCTGCGCGGCGCCCTGGTGCGGGATCCGCACGTGTGGTCCAAGTACCTGACGGAGTCGATCAACCGGTACGCGTCGCGCTCGGACGTGCTGTTCGCCTCGCACCACTGGCCGACGTGGGGCACCGAGCGGCTCACCGAATTCCTGTCGCTGCAGCGCGACCTGTACGGGTACCTGCACGACCAGACGCTGCGGGCGATCAACCAGGGCGCCACCGGCATCGAGATCGCCGAGAACCTGGAACTGCCGCCGGCGGTGGCGCGGGCCTGGCACACCCACGGCTACTACGGCTCGGTCAGCCACAACGTCAAGGCGATCTACCAGCGCTACATGGGATGGTTCGACGGCAACCCGGCCACGCTGTGGGAGCATCCGCCGGTCGACGCCGCCAAGCGGCACGTCGATTTCATGGGCGGCAGCGCCGAGGTGGTGGCCAAGGCGCGAAAGTCGTACGAGGCCGGCGACTTCCGCTGGGTCGCGCAGGTGCTCAACTACGTGATCTTCGCCGAGCCCGGCAACGCCGAGGCGAAGGCACTGCAGGCGGACACGCTCGAGCAGCTCGGGTTCGGGTCGGAGAACGGAACGTGGCGCAACTTCTTCCTCATGGGCGCCTACGAACTCCGCAGCGGTCCGGTGGGGACTCCGACGGTGGCCGCGTCGGCGGACATCGCCGGGGCGCTGTCGGTGGAGCAGGTGTTCGACGCGATCGCGCTGCGGATCGACGGACCGCGCGCGTGGGGCGCGGACATCACGATCGACTGGCGCATCACCGACGAGGGCATCGACCATCGGACCAGCCTGCGGAACGGGCTGCTGGTGCACTTCGACCTCGACAGTGAGGCACCGACGCCCCACGCTCGGCTGACGCTCTCCCGCCGGGACCTCATCGCGGCCGTGGTCGGCGGCGGGGACGTGGCGGGCATGATCGGTGCCGGGAAGATCACCGCGGAGGGCGACGTCGGCAAGCTGACCGAGTTGATCGGCTACGTGGATTCGCCGGACCCGGACTTCGCGATCGTCACGCCGTGA
- a CDS encoding ABC transporter ATP-binding protein, translating into MTTTAQPTPAPRLVAENLTLGYGDRVIVEGLDVEIPTGVITTVIGPNGCGKSTMLRALGRLLKPRAGTVLLDGKAISSMRTKDVARTLGMLPQSPVAPEGLTVADLVARGRHPHQSWIRQWSSDDEGEVARALALTGVADLADRPVDQLSGGQRQRAWISMALAQGTDILLLDEPTTYLDLSHSVEVLDLVDRMHEEMGRTVIMVLHDLNLAVRYSDHLIVMSQGRIVASGAPQDVVSAELLEEVFGLEAAVIDDPVSDRPLIVPIGTRHVYGAVGGPTRTQ; encoded by the coding sequence ATGACCACCACGGCCCAGCCCACCCCCGCGCCGCGGCTCGTCGCCGAGAACCTGACCCTCGGCTACGGCGACCGGGTGATCGTCGAGGGACTCGACGTCGAGATCCCCACCGGCGTCATCACCACGGTCATCGGCCCCAATGGCTGTGGCAAGTCGACGATGCTCCGCGCGCTGGGGCGGCTGCTCAAGCCGCGTGCCGGGACCGTCCTGCTCGACGGCAAGGCGATCTCCTCGATGCGCACCAAGGACGTCGCGCGGACGCTGGGCATGCTGCCGCAGTCCCCGGTCGCCCCCGAGGGGCTCACCGTCGCCGACCTGGTGGCCCGCGGACGGCACCCGCACCAGTCGTGGATCCGGCAGTGGTCGTCGGACGACGAGGGCGAGGTGGCGCGCGCGCTCGCCCTGACTGGCGTCGCCGACCTCGCGGACCGTCCCGTCGATCAACTCTCCGGCGGGCAGCGCCAGCGCGCCTGGATCTCGATGGCGCTCGCGCAGGGCACCGACATCCTGCTGCTCGACGAGCCGACGACCTACCTGGACCTGTCGCACTCGGTGGAGGTGCTCGACCTCGTCGACCGCATGCACGAGGAGATGGGCCGCACCGTGATCATGGTGCTGCACGACCTCAACCTCGCGGTCCGGTACAGCGACCACCTGATCGTGATGTCGCAGGGGCGGATCGTCGCGTCCGGCGCGCCGCAGGACGTCGTCTCCGCCGAACTGCTCGAGGAGGTGTTCGGGCTCGAGGCCGCCGTCATCGACGACCCCGTCTCGGACCGTCCGCTGATCGTGCCGATCGGCACCCGGCACGTGTACGGCGCGGTGGGCGGGCCGACGCGCACGCAGTAG
- a CDS encoding glyoxalase translates to MTTVQALTLEAPDPASAEAFYAALGVGKYIDVRAGQEPTTGFRGYTLSLVVSQPNIVDAFVDAALDGGAATVKPPKKSLWGYGGVVQAPDGALWKVATSSKKNTGPAVREFDDLVLLLGVSDVKASKQFYVEHGLEVAKSFGRKYVEFANPSTKVKLALYGRRALAKDAGVPEDGTGSHRIVVGSDAGSFTDPDGFAWEAAHA, encoded by the coding sequence ATGACCACCGTCCAGGCCCTCACCCTCGAAGCGCCCGATCCAGCATCCGCGGAGGCGTTCTACGCCGCGCTCGGGGTCGGCAAGTACATCGACGTCCGCGCCGGGCAGGAACCGACCACCGGATTCCGCGGCTACACCCTCTCACTCGTGGTGTCCCAGCCGAACATCGTCGACGCGTTCGTCGACGCCGCGCTCGACGGCGGCGCCGCCACCGTCAAGCCCCCGAAGAAGAGCCTGTGGGGATACGGCGGGGTGGTGCAGGCCCCGGACGGCGCGTTGTGGAAGGTCGCGACCTCGTCGAAGAAGAACACGGGCCCCGCCGTCCGGGAGTTCGACGACCTCGTGCTGCTGCTCGGTGTCTCGGATGTCAAGGCCAGCAAGCAGTTCTACGTCGAGCACGGGCTCGAGGTGGCGAAGAGCTTCGGCCGCAAGTACGTCGAGTTCGCCAACCCGTCGACGAAGGTGAAACTTGCCCTCTACGGTCGCCGCGCCCTCGCCAAGGACGCCGGCGTGCCCGAGGACGGCACCGGATCGCACCGGATCGTCGTCGGCAGCGACGCCGGGTCGTTCACCGATCCGGACGGGTTCGCGTGGGAGGCCGCACACGCCTGA
- a CDS encoding FecCD family ABC transporter permease, whose product MPSRPALRLGPVSLVLRPHMIVVNVVLAVCLFVLVCVGIGRGDFPLSVPEVTNVLFGGGSKVQRFIVMDLRLPRALTAVLIGVALGISGAITQSIARNSLASPDILGITSGASAAAVALIVLGGGGSFVGLLATLGIPLAALCGGLLTAAAIYLLAWRKGVEGYRLILIGIGVNAMLIAITGWLLISADINDVSRAKVWLNGSLNGAGWTQVWPVAIALVIIGGWAVAATFTLGALRLGDDNARSLGVRQQSEQAKLLLASVILAAIATAAAGPVGFVALAAPQVAMRLARSAGPPIIASALTGAVLVVGSDIIARTILPVELPVGIVTSALGGPFLLYLLVRNNRKVSA is encoded by the coding sequence GTGCCGTCGCGCCCGGCGCTGCGCCTGGGCCCGGTCTCGCTGGTGCTGCGGCCACACATGATCGTCGTCAACGTGGTGCTGGCGGTGTGCCTGTTCGTGCTGGTGTGCGTCGGCATCGGCCGCGGCGACTTCCCGCTCTCCGTCCCCGAGGTCACCAACGTGCTGTTCGGCGGCGGCTCGAAGGTGCAGCGGTTCATCGTCATGGACCTGCGCCTGCCCCGCGCGCTGACCGCCGTGCTGATCGGCGTCGCGCTCGGCATCTCCGGCGCCATCACGCAGTCGATCGCCCGCAACTCGCTCGCCAGCCCCGACATCCTCGGCATCACCTCCGGCGCCAGCGCCGCCGCGGTGGCGCTGATCGTGCTCGGCGGCGGTGGGTCGTTCGTCGGCCTGCTCGCGACGCTCGGCATCCCGCTGGCGGCGCTGTGCGGCGGCCTGCTCACCGCGGCGGCGATCTACCTGCTGGCGTGGCGCAAGGGCGTCGAGGGCTACCGGCTGATCCTCATCGGCATCGGCGTCAACGCGATGCTCATCGCGATCACCGGGTGGCTGCTCATCTCCGCGGACATCAACGACGTCTCCCGCGCGAAGGTGTGGCTCAACGGTTCGCTCAACGGCGCCGGCTGGACCCAGGTGTGGCCGGTGGCGATCGCGCTGGTGATCATCGGCGGGTGGGCGGTGGCCGCGACGTTCACCCTCGGCGCGCTGCGCCTGGGCGACGACAACGCCCGCTCGCTCGGCGTGCGGCAGCAGTCCGAGCAGGCCAAGCTGCTGCTCGCGTCGGTGATCCTGGCCGCGATCGCCACCGCCGCCGCGGGCCCGGTCGGGTTCGTCGCCCTGGCTGCCCCGCAGGTCGCGATGCGCCTGGCCCGCTCGGCGGGCCCGCCGATCATCGCCTCCGCGCTCACCGGCGCGGTGCTGGTCGTCGGCAGCGACATCATCGCCCGCACGATCCTGCCCGTCGAACTGCCCGTCGGCATCGTGACCTCCGCGCTCGGCGGCCCGTTCCTCCTGTACTTGCTCGTCCGCAACAACCGGAAGGTCTCGGCATGA